One part of the Phragmites australis chromosome 3, lpPhrAust1.1, whole genome shotgun sequence genome encodes these proteins:
- the LOC133913007 gene encoding ras-related protein Rab5A-like encodes MAANAGNKIRNAKLVLLGDVGAGKSSLVLRFVKGQFVEFQESTIGAAFFSQTLAVNDETVKFEIWDTAGQERYHSLAPMYYRGAAAAVVVYDITNPASFTRAKKWVQELQAQGNPNTIVALAGNKADMLDARQVPAEEAKTYAQENGLFFMETSAKTAINVNDIFYEIAKRLLQGQPAPNPQAGMVLTQRPNERMVSTSSCCS; translated from the exons ATGGCGGCTAACGCTGGCAACAAGATCCGCAACGCCAAGCTG GTTCTTCTTGGAGATGTGGGTGCTGGCAAATCTAGCTTGGTTCTTCGGTTTGTAAAAGGACAATTTGTTGAATTCCAG GAATCAACTATTGGAGCGGCTTTCTTCTCCCAGACTTTGGCGGTCAATGATGAGACTGTTAAATTTGAAATCTGGGATACTGCTGGGCAGGAGAGGTACCATAGCTTGGCTCCGATGTACTATAggggtgctgctgctgccgttGTTGTCTATGACATCACGAATCCG GCCTCCTTCACCCGTGCAAAGAAATGGGTTCAAGAACTTCAAGCTCAAG GAAACCCGAATACAATTGTGGCTCTTGCAGGCAACAAGGCTGATATGCTAGATGCGAGGCAGGTGCCAGCAGAG GAAGCAAAGACGTATGCGCAGGAGAATGGGCTTTTTTTCATGGAGACATCTGCTAAAACTGCTATCAATGTGAATGACATATTTTATGAGATTG CAAAGAGGTTGCTTCAAGGGCAACCGGCTCCAAACCCACAGGCTGGAATGGTTCTGACTCAGAGACCAAATGAGAGAATGGTCAGCACTTCTTCATGCTGCTCTTGA